In Drosophila bipectinata strain 14024-0381.07 chromosome 2R, DbipHiC1v2, whole genome shotgun sequence, one genomic interval encodes:
- the LOC108132141 gene encoding microtubule-associated protein RP/EB family member 1 yields MTDLKLTVALTSVNGENMSRHDMLQWVNDMVQGQFKKIEELCSGSAYCQMMEMIFPNCINLKRVKMSAKLEHEYLHNLKLFQGAFNRLKLDKTVPIDRLIKGRFQDNFEFLQWFKKFFDSQAPGLENIKSMANAPVAKPIKPRVFAKAEEPLAVKEPTTPEHEAEDDNNKALKELMEERQTMNLKSDRMVEERDQCYNKLRLIEDLLDDMINNNQEVEFCKRVQVVLYKTMDSQNQEEVGEPKEEVPNEGLY; encoded by the exons ATGACTGACCTCAAGCTAACTGTGGCCTTGACCAGCGTGAATGGAGAGAACATGTCGCGCCACGACATGCTCCAGTGGGTCAACGACATGGTCCAGGGTCAGTTCAAGAAGATCGAGGAGCTCTGTTCAG GATCCGCCTACTGTCAGATGATGGAGATGATCTTCCCCAACTGCATCAACTTAAAACGCGTCAAGATGAGCGCCAAGCTGGAGCACGAGTATCTGCACAACCTGAAACTGTTCCAGGGAGCCTTTAACCGCCTGAAACTGGACAAAACCGTGCCCATAGACCGCCTGATCAAGGGACGCTTCCAGGACAACTTTGAGTTTCTGCAGTGGTTCAAGAAGTTCTTCGACTCCCAAGCTCCTGGTCTCGAGAACATCAAGTCCATGGCCAATGCGCCCGTGGCAAAGCCCATCAAGCCACGAGTCTTTGCCAAGGCGGAGGAGCCACTGGCTGTTAAGGAACCAACCACCCCAGAGCACGAGGCAGAGgacgacaacaacaaggcactCAAGGAGCTCATGGAGGAGCGGCAGACAATGAACCTAAAGAGTGATAGAATGGTAGAGGAGCGCGATCAGTGCTACAACAAGCTGCGTCTGATCGAGGACCTTTTAGACGACATGATCAACAACAACCAGGAGGTGGAGTTCTGCAAGCGTGTCCAGGTTGTCCTCTACAAGACAATGGATAGTCAGAACCAGGAGGAAGTTGGCGAGCCTAAAGAGGAGGTCCCCAATGAGGGATTGTATTAG
- the MetRS gene encoding methionine--tRNA ligase, cytoplasmic: MIIYTNEGNPLGLQLLMLAKFAKQAVKVQLVNLNDAKYKDLLVLPTLELDNGLRLFSPSAIAKYFLVDEGQLRDEWLEWSATLLAPALAHHMAVGHKADANALPVLNALVKKLDDSLKATPYLAGDKLTAADIAVWSLLAPDGTLKGAQNVESLRDWYGRVKALPEVQEVLSEQPLKDLSFNALQQSNRYGGLHHVPLKRLSLADAGKLLVDTTLVDTTVADTVTDEEISAAQAAFTYTAPKEVKEERTILPKAGQRNVLITSALPYVNNVPHLGNIIGCVLSADIFARYSRSAGYNTLLICGTDEYGTATENKALAENLTPREICDKYFELHNSIYRWFGIGFDYFGRTTTQEQTDIVQEAFKDVLSAGYIITESVEQLLCQKCDRFLADRFVEGTCPHPGCGYEDARGDQCDKCGKLVNATELIRPRCKVCNSAPVLRSSDQLFIDLPKAEPQLKDWVDKSEGGWTNNAKVITRAWLKEGLKPRCITRDLKWGIPVPHKGFEKKVFYVWFDAPFGYVSMTKRYTKEYQQWWQPAKGTDVELFQFMAKDNVPFHSVVWPSVLLAINKGHTLVSHIMATEYLNYEDGKFSKSRGIGVFGNDAQETGIPADVWRFYLASARPEGQDSSFSWNDLAARNNSELLNNLGNFVNRALVFCEKNFNSTVPEVALTQDELILLALINRELKGYINSLEKAKLRDGIRHLLAISRHGNGYMQTQQPWVLLKGSDEQKKRAATIIGLSANIACLLANLLFPYMPTTARTLFSQLNAKQTPLNAEKPLATLLLPAGHKIGKPAPLFAKLEQAFIDELKGKYGGAQETKASPKTQASAADLEQAVAAQADKVRQLKASTKDKAQWQPEVNKLLDLKKQLEEAKKTAPASTATPASAPTSGSQSVKDLEKAIQEQGDKVRKLKGSTKDKSVWQPEVDILLSLKKQLEAAQKAAKAAPAPPAPAPSSAANPAQVKALEDKIAQQGEKVRTLKASGDASVWKPEVDILLGLKNELAALTGAPAAGGQGKGKKKK, encoded by the exons ATGATCATTTACACAAACGAGGGCAATCCGCTGGGGCTGCAGCTGCTGATGCTGGCGAAGTTTGCCAAGCAGGCGGTGAAGGTGCAGCTGGTTAACCTAAATG ATGCCAAGTATAAGGACCTGCTGGTACTGCCCACCCTGGAACTGGACAATGGTCTTCGTCTATTCTCGCCCTCGGCCATTGCCAAGTATTTCTTGGTGGATGAGGGACAACTGCGGGACGAG TGGCTCGAGTGGTCGGCCACGTTGCTGGCTCCAGCTCTGGCTCATCACATGGCCGTAGGACACAAGGCGGACGCCAACGCTCTGCCCGTTCTGAATGCCCTGGTAAAGAAACTGGACGACAGCCTGAAAGCCACTCCCTACCTCGCTGGCGACAAGCTCACCGCCGCCGACATTGCCGTGTGGTCGCTCCTGGCCCCCGATGGCACCTTGAAGGGCGCCCAGAACGTGGAGAGCCTGAGGGATTGGTATGGCCGCGTCAAAGCGCTACCGGAGGTCCAAGAGGTGCTTTCGGAACAGCCACTAAAGGATCTCAGCTTCAATGCCCTGCAGCAGTCGAACCGCTATGGCGGTTTGCATCACGTTCCTCTCAAGCGCCTCAGTCTGGCCGATGCGGGCAAGCTGCTGGTGGACACCACACTGGTGGACACCACAGTTGCCGATACGGTTACTGATGAGGAAATTAGCGCCGCCCAGGCTGCCTTCACTTACACAGCTCCCAAAGAGGTTAAGGAGGAGCGCACAATCCTCCCCAAGGCTGGCCAACGCAATGTGCTCATCACCTCTGCTCTGCCTTATGTCAACAACGTTCCTCACCTTGGCAACATTATCGGCTGCGTTCTGTCTGCGGACATCTTTGCCCGCTACTCCCGGTCGGCTGGCTACAACACCCTGCTGATCTGCGGCACGGATGAGTATGGCACGGCCACGGAAAACAAAGCTTTGGCCGAGAACCTAACTCCCCGCGAGATCTGCGACAAGTACTTTGAGCTGCACAACTCCATCTACCGCTGGTTTGGTATTGGCTTCGATTACTTTGGACGCACCACCACCCAGGAGCAAACAGA CATTGTACAAGAGGCTTTCAAGGACGTCCTGAGTGCTGGCTACATCATCACAGAGAGCGTGGAGCAGCTGCTTTGCCAAAAGTGTGATCGTTTCCTAGCTGATCG ATTTGTGGAGGGTACTTGCCCGCATCCTGGCTGCGGCTATGAAGATGCCCGCGGGGATCAGTGCGACAAGTGCGGCAAACTTGTGAACGCCACCGAACTGATCCGCCCGCGCTGCAAAGTGTGCAATAGCGCTCCCGTGCTTCGTTCCTCCGACCAGCTGTTCATCGATCTGCCCAAGGCTGAACCGCAACTGAAGGATTGGGTGGACAAGTCGGAGGGCGGCTGGACCAACAACGCTAAAGTCATCACAAGGGCGTGGCTGAAGGAGGGCCTGAAGCCACGTTGCATCACCCGTGACCTGAAATGGGGCATCCCAGTGCCCCACAAGGGCTTCGAAAAGAAGGTGTTCTACGTCTGGTTCGACGCTCCCTTCGGCTACGTCTCCATGACCAAGCGCTACACTAAGGAGTACCAGCAGTGGTGGCAGCCCGCAAAGGGAACCGATGTGGAGCTGTTCCAGTTCATGGCCAAGGACAACGTGCCCTTCCACTCCGTGGTGTGGCCCAGTGTGCTGCTGGCCATCAACAAAGGACACACCTTGGTCTCCCACATCATGGCCACGGAGTACTTGAACTACGAGGATGGCAAGTTCAGCAAGAGTCGAGGCATTGGAGTTTTCGGCAACGACGCTCAAGAAACAGGCATTCCGGCTGATGTCTGGCGTTTCTATCTCGCCTCCGCCCGCCCTGAAGGTCAGGATTCGAGCTTCAGTTGGAACGACCTGGCTGCTCGCAACAACTCGGAGCTGCTCAACAACCTAGGAAACTTTGTGAATCGCGCCTTGGTCTTCTGCGAAAAGAACTTCAACAGCACTGTTCCCGAAGTGGCGCTTACCCAGGACGAACTGATTCTGTTGGCCCTGATCAACCGTGAGCTCAAGGGTTACATTAACTCCCTGGAGAAGGCCAAGCTCCGCGACGGTATTCGTCACTTGTTGGCCATTTCGCGACACGGAAATGGTTACATGCAAACCCAGCAGCCGTGGGTGCTCCTCAAGGGCAGCGATGAGCAGAAGAAGCGCGCCGCGACCATCATCGGTCTGTCGGCCAACATAGCCTGCCTGCTGGCCAATCTCCTCTTCCCCTACATGCCGACCACAGCCAGGACGCTGTTCAGCCAGCTAAACGCCAAACAGACGCCACTCAATGCAGA GAAACCTCTTGCCACTCTGCTGCTTCCTGCCGGCCACAAAATCGGCAAACCGGCTCCGCTTTTTGCCAAGCTGGAGCAGGCTTTCATCGATGAACTGAAGGGGAAATATGGAGGAGCCCAGGAGACCAAGGCTAGCCCGAAGACGCAGGCAAGTGCCGCTGACTTGGAACAGGCTGTGGCAGCTCAGGCGGACAAAGTGCGCCAGCTGAAGGCGAGCACCAAGGACAAGGCTCAGTGGCAGCCAGAGGTGAACAAGCTTCTCGACCTGAAGAAGCAACTGGAGGAGGCCAAAAAGACTGCACCAGCATCCACAGCTACTCCCGCTTCCGCTCCTACGAGCGGCTCTCAATCCGTGAAGGATCTGGAGAAGGCCATCCAAGAACAGGGCGACAAGGTGCGCAAACTCAAAGGCAGCACAAAAGACAAGTCCGTGTGGCAGCCGGAGGTGGATATTCTACTGAGTCTGAAGAAACAACTGGAGGCGGCACAAAAAGCTGCCAAGGCGGCACCTGCTCCCCCAGCTCCTGCTCCATCATCCGCGGCCAATCCTGCCCAAGTAAAAGCATTGGAAGACAAAATTGCTCAGCAGGGGGAAAAAGTGCGAACCCTGAAAGCCTCCGGCGATGCGTCCGTGTGGAAGcctgaagttgatatactcCTTGGCCTCAAGAATGAACTGGCGGCGCTGACTGGTGCACCGGCCGCCGGTGGACAAGGCAAAGGCAAAAAGAAGAAGTAG
- the Jheh1 gene encoding juvenile hormone epoxide hydrolase 2, with the protein MGVIVKILVLLLAIGGGMVYKNVRQLWADLPAPQLDPQQWWGDEAEPEDYAAYLANSSEVVGNRLSYPEQTIDDLKSRLSRPLKLTPPLEGVAFEYGFNTDYLKKVVEYWRDDYLPRWREREVFLWQFNHFTTDIQGLRIHFLHLMVYDENKVGKQHYPVLLLHGWPGSVREFYDFIHLLHQSNLDKNNKYIFNVIVPSLPGYGWSQGTSRQGLGPAQVAVIMRNLMVRLGYNKFFIQGGDWGSVIGSNIATLYPDSVLGYHSNMCNNLSPKSMVKGFLAGLWPSFFAPKGFEDFFFPKSNELKYLMEESGYFHIQATKPDTIGAALTDNPVGLAAYILEKFSTWTNASYRSLPDGGLTQRYKMDALLDNVMIYYLTNSITTSQRLYAEQYTQEQRDLKLERVPTVVPTGCARFKSDIMQFLDTQLQDKFKNLVHSTYYKKGGHFAALEVPKVLYKDFIDFVKTVERKFRIKTL; encoded by the exons ATGGGTGTGATTGTGAAAATTCTGGTGCTCCTGCTGGCCATCGGCGGGGGAATGGTGTACAAGAACGTGAGGCAACTGTGGGCGGACTTGCCGGCACCCCAACTAGATCCCCAACAGTGGTGGGGCGACGAGGCAGAGCCGGAGGACTATGCCGCCTATCTGGCGAATAGCTCGGAGGTTGTCGGCAATCGCCTGTCTTATCCGGAGCAG ACCATTGACGACTTAAAGAGCCGACTGAGCCGCCCCCTGAAGCTTACTCCTCCGCTGGAGGGTGTGGCCTTCGAGTACGGTTTCAATACGGATTACCTCAAGAAAGTGGTGGAATACTGGCGCGATGACTACCTGCCGCGTTGGCGCGAACGCGAGGTGTTCCTCTGGCAATTCAATCACTTCACCACCGATATTCAGGG GCTACGCATACACTTCCTCCATTTGATGGTCTACGACGAAAACAAGGTGGGCAAGCAGCACTACCCGGTGCTGCTGCTCCACGGCTGGCCGGGATCGGTTCGGGAGTTCTACGACTTTATCCATCTGCTGCACCAGAGCAATCTGGACAAGAACAACAAGTACATATTCAATGTCATTGTGCCTAGTTTGCCAGGCTACGGATGGTCACAG GGCACTTCTCGTCAGGGTCTGGGACCCGCCCAGGTGGCCGTGATCATGAGGAATCTCATGGTGCGCTTGGGTTACAACAAATTCTTCATCCAGGGCGGTGACTGGGGCAGTGTCATTGGCAGCAACATTGCCACCCTGTACCCCGATAGTGTCCTGGGCTACCACTCGAATATGTGCAATAACCTAAGCCCCAAATCCATGGTGAAGGGCTTCCTGGCAGGACTCTGGCCCAGTTTCTTTGCGCCCAAGGGCTTCGAGGACTTCTTCTTCCCGAAGTCTAATGAACTGAAATACCTCATGGAGGAGAGTGGCTACTTCCATATTCAGGCCACCAAGCCGGACACCATCGGCGCTGCTCTCACCGACAATCCTGTGGGCCTTGCTGCCTACATCCTGGAGAAGTTCTCTACGTGGACGAATGCCAGCTACCGATCTCTGCCGGACGGAGGACTCACCCAGCGCTACAAAATGGACGCCCTGCTGGACAATGTCATGATCTACTACCTGACCAATTCGATCACCACCTCGCAGCGTCTCTACGCGGAGCAGTATACCCAAGAGCAACGTGATCTGAAACTGGAGCGGGTTCCTACAGTGGTGCCCACGGGATGTGCCCGTTTCAAGAGCGACATCATGCAGTTTTTGGACACCCAGCTGCAGGATAAGTTCAAGAACCTGGTCCACAGCACCTACTACAAGAAGGGTGGCCACTTTGCGGCCCTCGAGGTGCCCAAAGTCCTCTACAAGGATTTCATCGATTTCGTCAAGACGGTGGAACGCAAGTTTAGAATTAAGACCCTGTAG
- the LOC108132140 gene encoding coiled-coil domain-containing protein 130 homolog has translation MGERKGQNKYYPPDYDPKKGGLNKFQGTHALRERARKIHLGIIIIRFEMPYNIWCDGCKNHIGMGVRYNAEKTKVGMYYTTPIFKFRMKCHLCDNHFEIQTDPGNLDYVILSGARRQENRWDPLQNEQVVPETKEVQKRLFDDAMYKLEHKAKDAQVAADSKPVLQKLVERNLGVWDDSYEANCRLRAEFRQQKQEIKGQQELDRQLLAKSSLDIQLLPETSQDREMAALMKLQTKSALEKQSEQRLELLMRPALPGATATTFGGLKRQKALNNHLHLEDLGIRRKKLKESQPETSTVKSATHSLVGDYSSSSSSEES, from the coding sequence ATGGGTGAACGTAAAGGCCAAAACAAGTACTATCCGCCGGACTATGATCCGAAGAAGGGTGGTCTCAACAAGTTCCAGGGCACCCATGCCTTGAGGGAACGCGCCCGGAAGATCCACCTTGGAATAATCATCATCAGATTTGAGATGCCTTACAATATCTGGTGCGACGGTTGCAAGAACCACATCGGTATGGGGGTGCGCTATAATGCCGAGAAGACCAAAGTAGGAATGTACTACACCACGCCCATCTTCAAGTTCCGGATGAAATGCCACCTGTGTGACAATCACTTCGAGATCCAGACGGATCCCGGCAACCTGGACTATGTGATTCTATCCGGAGCTCGACGGCAAGAAAACCGATGGGACCCGCTGCAAAACGAGCAGGTTGTGCCCGAAACCAAAGAGGTGCAGAAGCGGCTGTTTGACGATGCCATGTACAAGCTTGAGCACAAGGCTAAGGATGCCCAGGTGGCCGCCGACTCCAAACCTGTGCTGCAGAAGCTCGTGGAGCGTAACTTGGGCGTGTGGGACGACAGCTACGAGGCTAACTGCCGTCTGCGGGCCGAATTCCGGCAACAAAAGCAGGAGATCAAGGGTCAGCAGGAACTGGATCGTCAACTGCTGGCCAAAAGCAGTCTGGACATTCAACTTCTTCCGGAGACGAGTCAGGACCGGGAGATGGCCGCTCTCATGAAGCTGCAAACAAAGTCGGCGTTGGAAAAGCAATCAGAGCAGCGGCTGGAGCTGCTCATGCGACCAGCCCTTCCAGGAGCCACGGCCACCACTTTTGGCGGCCTCAAGCGGCAGAAAGCGCTAAACAATCACCTTCACTTGGAAGATTTGGGAATAAGgcgtaaaaaattaaaagaatcaCAGCCCGAAACATCCACAGTAAAATCAGCCACCCATAGTTTAGTTGGAGACTattcctcctcctcgtcctcagAAGAATCGTAG